One Streptomyces sp. NBC_00223 genomic window carries:
- the alaS gene encoding alanine--tRNA ligase — translation MESAEIRRRWLRFFEERGHTVVPSASLIADDPTLLLVPAGMVPFKPYFLGEVKPSFARATSVQKCVRTPDIEEVGRTTRHGTFFQMCGNFSFGDYFKEGAIKYAWELLTSSQADGGYGLEPEKLWITVYEQDDEAEAIWRDVIGVPAERIQRLGMGPNFWSMGVPGPCGPCSEINYDRGPEFGVEGGPAVNDERYVEIWNLVFMQYERGAGEGKDDFPILGDLPARNIDTGLGLERLAMILQGVHNMYETDNLRVVIDKATDLTGVRYGQADASDVSLRVVADHMRTSVMLIGDGVTPGNEGRGYVLRRIMRRAIRNMRMLGASQPVVAELVDVVLKTMGEQYPELLTDRKRIETVALAEEAAFLKTLKAGTNILDTAVTETKSAGGTVLSGSQAFLLHDTWGFPIDLTLEMASEQGLSVDEDGFRRLMKEQRERAKADARAKKTGHADLSAYREVADRSGTTEFTGYTHDHNEATVVGLLVDGLPSPAATEGDEVEVVLDRTPFYAEGGGQLADTGRLRLDSGAVIEVRDVQQPVPGVSVHKGVVQVGEVTLGAGVLAQIDLVRRRAIARAHSATHLTHQALRDALGPTAAQAGSENSPGRFRFDFGSPAAVPGTVLTDVEQKINEVLARELDVTAEVLPIDEAKKQGAIAEFGEKYGEHVRVVTIGDFSKELCGGTHVRNTSQLGLVKLLGESSIGSGVRRVEALVGVDAYNFLAREHTVVAQLTELVKGRPEELPDKISGMLAKLKEAEKEIDRFRAEKVLQAAAGLAASAEDVNGVALVAGAVPEGTGADDLRRLVLDVRQRVTGGRPAVVALFTVVNGRPLTVIATNEGARERGVKAGELVRTAARTLGGGGGGKDDVAQGGGQNAGSVPDAIEAVRRLVAEKA, via the coding sequence ATGGAGTCGGCAGAAATCCGCCGCCGCTGGCTGCGCTTCTTCGAGGAGCGCGGGCACACCGTCGTGCCGTCGGCGTCCCTCATCGCCGACGACCCCACGCTGCTGCTGGTGCCGGCGGGCATGGTCCCGTTCAAGCCGTACTTCCTCGGCGAGGTCAAGCCGTCCTTCGCGCGCGCCACCAGCGTCCAGAAGTGCGTACGCACCCCGGACATCGAAGAGGTCGGCCGGACCACCCGGCACGGCACGTTCTTCCAGATGTGCGGCAACTTCTCCTTCGGCGACTACTTCAAGGAAGGCGCCATCAAGTACGCCTGGGAGCTGCTCACCAGCTCGCAGGCGGACGGCGGTTACGGCCTTGAGCCGGAGAAGCTCTGGATCACCGTCTACGAGCAGGACGACGAGGCCGAGGCCATCTGGCGCGATGTCATCGGCGTCCCCGCCGAGCGCATCCAGCGCCTGGGCATGGGCCCCAACTTCTGGTCCATGGGCGTGCCGGGACCCTGCGGCCCCTGCTCCGAGATCAACTACGACCGCGGCCCCGAGTTCGGCGTCGAGGGCGGCCCGGCCGTCAACGACGAGCGGTACGTGGAGATCTGGAACCTGGTCTTCATGCAGTACGAGCGCGGGGCCGGCGAGGGCAAGGACGACTTCCCGATCCTCGGCGACCTGCCCGCCCGCAACATCGACACCGGCCTCGGCCTCGAACGCCTCGCGATGATCCTCCAGGGCGTCCACAACATGTACGAGACCGACAACCTGCGGGTCGTCATCGACAAGGCCACCGACCTCACCGGAGTCCGCTACGGGCAGGCCGACGCCTCCGACGTGTCGCTGCGCGTCGTCGCCGACCACATGCGCACCTCCGTGATGCTCATCGGCGACGGCGTCACCCCCGGCAACGAGGGCCGCGGCTACGTACTGCGCCGCATCATGCGCCGGGCCATCCGCAACATGCGCATGCTCGGCGCCTCGCAGCCCGTCGTCGCCGAACTGGTCGACGTGGTCCTCAAGACCATGGGCGAGCAGTACCCGGAGCTGCTCACCGACCGCAAGCGGATCGAGACCGTGGCCCTCGCCGAGGAGGCCGCCTTCCTCAAGACGCTCAAGGCCGGCACCAACATCCTCGACACGGCCGTCACCGAGACCAAGTCGGCCGGCGGGACCGTGCTGTCGGGCAGCCAGGCCTTCCTGCTCCACGACACCTGGGGCTTCCCGATCGACCTCACCCTGGAGATGGCCTCCGAGCAGGGCCTGTCCGTGGACGAGGACGGCTTCCGCCGCCTGATGAAGGAGCAGCGCGAGCGCGCCAAGGCCGACGCCCGCGCCAAGAAGACCGGCCACGCCGACCTGTCCGCCTACCGCGAGGTCGCCGACCGCTCCGGCACCACCGAGTTCACCGGCTACACCCACGACCACAACGAGGCCACCGTCGTCGGCCTGCTGGTCGACGGCCTGCCCTCCCCGGCCGCCACCGAGGGCGACGAGGTCGAGGTCGTCCTCGACCGCACCCCCTTCTACGCCGAGGGCGGCGGCCAGCTCGCCGACACCGGCCGGCTGCGGCTGGACAGCGGCGCCGTGATCGAGGTGCGCGACGTCCAGCAGCCGGTGCCCGGCGTCAGCGTGCACAAGGGCGTCGTCCAGGTCGGCGAGGTCACCCTCGGGGCCGGCGTGCTGGCCCAGATCGACCTCGTGCGCCGCCGGGCCATCGCCCGCGCCCACAGCGCCACCCACCTGACCCACCAGGCGCTGCGCGACGCGCTGGGCCCCACCGCCGCCCAGGCCGGTTCGGAGAACTCCCCGGGCCGCTTCCGCTTCGACTTCGGCTCGCCGGCCGCCGTACCCGGCACGGTCCTCACCGACGTCGAGCAGAAGATCAACGAGGTGCTGGCCCGCGAACTCGACGTCACCGCCGAGGTGCTGCCGATCGACGAGGCCAAGAAGCAGGGCGCCATCGCCGAGTTCGGCGAGAAGTACGGCGAGCACGTCCGGGTCGTCACCATCGGCGACTTCTCCAAGGAGCTGTGCGGCGGCACCCACGTGCGCAACACCTCCCAGCTCGGACTGGTCAAGCTGCTCGGCGAGTCCTCCATCGGCTCCGGTGTGCGCCGGGTCGAGGCCCTGGTCGGCGTGGACGCGTACAACTTCCTGGCCCGGGAGCACACGGTCGTCGCCCAGCTCACCGAGCTGGTCAAGGGCCGCCCCGAGGAACTGCCCGACAAGATCTCCGGGATGCTCGCCAAGCTCAAGGAGGCCGAGAAGGAGATCGACCGCTTCCGCGCCGAGAAGGTGCTCCAGGCCGCCGCGGGGCTGGCCGCGAGCGCCGAGGACGTCAACGGCGTGGCGCTGGTGGCCGGAGCCGTGCCCGAGGGCACCGGCGCCGACGACCTGCGCCGCCTGGTGCTGGACGTCCGGCAGCGCGTCACCGGCGGCCGGCCCGCCGTGGTGGCCCTGTTCACCGTGGTGAACGGCCGCCCGCTGACCGTGATCGCCACCAACGAGGGCGCCCGCGAGCGCGGGGTCAAGGCCGGCGAGCTGGTCCGTACCGCGGCCAGGACGCTCGGCGGCGGCGGTGGCGGCAAGGACGACGTGGCCCAGGGCGGCGGACAGAACGCCGGCTCCGTCCCGGACGCGATCGAGGCCGTGCGGCGGCTCGTCGCCGAGAAGGCGTGA
- a CDS encoding DUF6167 family protein, translating into MFRRLFWFLTGAAAGTYATVKVNRAVRRLSPDSLALTAADRALETGARLRLFAQDVRAGMAQREGELHDALGLRTGADDTPRLTTRQDALGLTAQDPDFPAPRRGIAYNRKDEH; encoded by the coding sequence ATGTTCCGCCGACTGTTCTGGTTTCTGACCGGCGCCGCCGCCGGCACCTACGCCACCGTCAAGGTCAACCGCGCGGTGCGCAGGCTCAGCCCCGACAGCCTCGCCCTGACCGCGGCCGACCGGGCGCTGGAGACCGGCGCGCGCCTGAGGCTCTTCGCCCAGGACGTACGGGCGGGCATGGCGCAGCGCGAGGGCGAACTCCACGACGCCCTCGGCCTGCGGACCGGCGCCGACGACACCCCCCGCCTGACGACCCGTCAGGACGCCCTGGGCCTGACCGCCCAGGACCCCGACTTCCCGGCACCGCGCCGGGGCATCGCGTACAACCGGAAGGACGAACACTGA
- the ruvX gene encoding Holliday junction resolvase RuvX, with translation MRRGRRIAVDVGDARIGVASCDPDGILATPVETVPGRDVPAALRRLAAIVEEYEPIEVVIGLPRSLNGSEGPAAVKVRAFAQGVADTVAPVPVRLVDERMSTVTATHGLRASGVKAKKGRSVVDQAAAVVILQSALETERVSGKAPGEGVEAAS, from the coding sequence ATGCGGCGCGGGCGGCGGATCGCCGTCGACGTCGGGGACGCCCGGATCGGGGTCGCCTCGTGCGACCCCGACGGGATCCTCGCCACCCCGGTCGAGACCGTCCCCGGCCGGGACGTGCCCGCCGCGCTGCGCCGCCTCGCCGCGATCGTCGAGGAGTACGAGCCGATCGAGGTCGTCATCGGGCTGCCGCGCTCCCTCAACGGGAGCGAGGGGCCCGCGGCGGTCAAGGTGCGCGCCTTCGCGCAGGGGGTGGCCGACACGGTCGCACCCGTGCCCGTACGGTTGGTCGACGAACGCATGTCGACCGTGACGGCCACCCATGGGCTGCGCGCGTCCGGCGTGAAGGCGAAGAAGGGACGCTCGGTGGTCGACCAGGCCGCGGCCGTGGTCATTCTGCAGAGCGCCCTGGAGACCGAACGAGTGTCGGGCAAAGCTCCGGGCGAGGGCGTCGAAGCGGCCTCCTGA
- a CDS encoding shikimate dehydrogenase: MTGSGERRAAVLGSPIAHSLSPALHRAAYAALGLDDWRYDRFDVDEVALPGFVAGLDPAVWAGLSLTMPLKRAIIPLLDEITPTAASVEAVNTVVFGPDGRRTGDNTDIPGLVAALRERGITSVPSAAVLGAGATASSALAALAQICRGEVTAYVRGPARATEMLHWGERLGVTVRTEDWSHAAKALTEPLVIATTPAGAADHLAEHVPAAPGALFDVLYAPWPTPLATAWTQRGGPVLGGLDLLVHQAVLQVEQHTGRAPAPLAAMRAAGEAALRAR; encoded by the coding sequence ATGACCGGATCGGGTGAGCGCCGCGCGGCCGTGCTCGGGTCGCCGATCGCGCACTCCCTCTCCCCGGCGCTGCACCGCGCCGCGTACGCGGCGCTCGGCCTCGACGACTGGCGCTACGACCGCTTCGACGTGGACGAGGTCGCGCTCCCCGGCTTCGTGGCCGGCCTCGACCCCGCCGTGTGGGCGGGCCTGTCGCTGACCATGCCGCTCAAGCGCGCGATCATCCCGCTGCTGGACGAGATCACGCCGACGGCCGCCTCCGTCGAGGCCGTCAACACCGTGGTGTTCGGCCCCGACGGGCGCCGCACGGGCGACAACACCGACATCCCCGGCCTGGTCGCCGCGCTGCGCGAACGCGGCATCACCTCCGTGCCGTCCGCCGCCGTGCTGGGCGCCGGAGCCACCGCCTCCTCCGCGCTCGCCGCCCTCGCCCAGATCTGCCGGGGCGAGGTCACCGCCTACGTCCGCGGTCCCGCGCGCGCCACCGAGATGCTGCACTGGGGCGAACGGCTCGGCGTCACCGTACGCACCGAGGACTGGAGCCACGCGGCCAAGGCGCTGACCGAGCCGCTGGTGATCGCCACCACCCCGGCGGGCGCCGCCGACCATCTCGCCGAGCACGTACCGGCCGCGCCCGGCGCCCTGTTCGACGTGCTCTACGCGCCCTGGCCGACCCCACTGGCCACCGCCTGGACCCAGCGCGGCGGGCCGGTACTCGGCGGTCTCGACCTGCTCGTCCACCAGGCCGTCCTCCAGGTCGAACAGCACACCGGCCGCGCCCCGGCCCCGCTCGCCGCGATGCGCGCCGCGGGCGAGGCGGCGCTGCGGGCGCGCTGA
- the mltG gene encoding endolytic transglycosylase MltG, whose product MTDYGRGSGSEPWHPEDPLFGDMYEPGYDSRTDPYAGGRQPQPQQPAQPQQPGGWQDPYASGQQPQYPQQGYPQQQYPQQPQQQPYPQQVPPQQHPQSGQPQQHPQHVQQPQHPQQQGYPQAGYDGWDTGSQQTGGYGHQDPYGQQPQDPYGAPQQPDFYGQNGYPPPQQPQQPQYRQQQPQGSQAPGQGQGQPLGPQQGRQPFQPQQQAQQQGQGPAQAQQPPQQARPQEPDPEPLRTAPAETGEWEPDDEPDPREHAFFSGRDDDDEDDDSPSTPNSGGRRSGKSPAKGGKKRRSGCACMVVLLVLGGGLGGGGYFGYQFYESHFGPAPDYSGQGTGDVQVNIPQGASATSMGNILKDAGVVKSVGAFTAAANKNPKGRLIQAGVYVLHKNMSGASAVTMMLDPKSQNAMIIPEGWRATRIYQAIDTKLKVKAGTTASQVKGVNLGLPSWAHGNVEGFLFPAKYSISKTMKPVDVVRQMVAQAKAEYTRDDLEGAARKLGKSPEDILKIASLVQAEAQEADDFGKVSRVVYNRLDKDMTLGFDSTLNYAMGRSTLNTTNKDTQYPSPYNTYTHKGLPPGPIDNPGHQAIAAALAPTEGKWLYFVTVKPNDTRFTDNYDEHQKNVQAFNEYQKEHGG is encoded by the coding sequence ATGACTGACTATGGCCGGGGCTCCGGCTCCGAACCGTGGCACCCCGAGGACCCGCTCTTCGGCGACATGTACGAACCGGGGTACGACAGCCGGACCGACCCCTACGCCGGCGGTCGGCAGCCGCAGCCCCAGCAGCCCGCGCAGCCTCAGCAGCCGGGCGGCTGGCAGGACCCGTACGCCTCCGGGCAGCAGCCGCAGTACCCGCAGCAGGGATATCCCCAGCAGCAGTACCCGCAGCAGCCCCAGCAGCAGCCGTATCCGCAGCAGGTCCCGCCGCAGCAGCACCCGCAGTCCGGGCAGCCGCAGCAGCACCCGCAGCACGTCCAGCAGCCGCAGCACCCTCAGCAGCAGGGTTACCCGCAGGCGGGCTACGACGGCTGGGACACCGGCTCGCAGCAGACCGGCGGCTACGGGCACCAGGACCCGTACGGCCAGCAGCCGCAGGACCCCTACGGCGCTCCGCAGCAGCCCGACTTCTACGGGCAGAACGGCTACCCGCCGCCGCAGCAGCCGCAACAGCCCCAGTACCGCCAGCAGCAGCCGCAGGGGTCGCAGGCGCCCGGTCAGGGCCAGGGGCAGCCGCTGGGCCCGCAGCAGGGTCGGCAGCCCTTCCAGCCGCAGCAGCAGGCCCAGCAGCAGGGGCAGGGCCCGGCGCAGGCCCAGCAGCCGCCGCAGCAGGCCCGCCCGCAGGAGCCCGACCCCGAGCCGCTGCGCACCGCCCCCGCCGAGACCGGCGAGTGGGAGCCGGACGACGAGCCGGACCCCCGCGAGCACGCGTTCTTCTCCGGCCGCGACGACGATGACGAGGACGACGACAGCCCCTCGACCCCGAACTCCGGCGGCCGGCGGTCCGGCAAGTCCCCGGCCAAGGGCGGCAAGAAGCGCCGCAGCGGCTGCGCCTGCATGGTCGTCCTGCTGGTGCTCGGCGGAGGGCTCGGCGGCGGCGGGTACTTCGGCTACCAGTTCTACGAGAGCCACTTCGGGCCCGCCCCCGACTACTCGGGGCAGGGCACGGGCGACGTCCAGGTCAACATCCCGCAGGGCGCGTCGGCCACGAGCATGGGCAACATCCTCAAGGACGCCGGCGTCGTGAAGAGCGTCGGCGCCTTCACCGCCGCCGCGAACAAGAACCCCAAGGGCCGGCTCATCCAGGCCGGCGTCTACGTCCTGCACAAGAACATGTCGGGCGCCTCCGCGGTGACGATGATGCTGGACCCCAAGTCCCAGAACGCGATGATCATCCCGGAGGGATGGCGGGCCACCCGCATATACCAGGCGATCGACACCAAGCTCAAGGTCAAGGCGGGCACCACCGCGTCCCAGGTCAAGGGCGTCAACCTGGGCCTGCCGTCATGGGCGCACGGCAATGTGGAGGGCTTCCTCTTCCCGGCGAAGTACAGCATCTCGAAGACCATGAAGCCGGTGGACGTCGTCCGGCAGATGGTCGCCCAGGCCAAGGCCGAGTACACCAGGGACGATCTGGAGGGAGCCGCCAGGAAGTTGGGCAAGTCTCCCGAGGACATCCTGAAGATCGCCAGCCTTGTGCAGGCGGAGGCGCAGGAAGCCGACGACTTCGGCAAGGTGTCCCGTGTCGTGTACAACCGGCTCGACAAGGACATGACGCTCGGGTTCGACTCCACGCTCAACTACGCCATGGGCCGTTCGACCCTGAACACGACGAACAAGGACACGCAGTACCCGTCGCCGTACAACACCTACACCCACAAGGGCCTGCCGCCCGGACCCATCGACAACCCGGGCCACCAGGCCATCGCGGCCGCGCTCGCGCCCACCGAGGGCAAGTGGCTGTACTTCGTCACCGTGAAGCCGAACGACACCCGCTTCACCGACAACTACGACGAGCACCAGAAGAACGTGCAGGCGTTCAACGAGTACCAGAAGGAGCACGGCGGATGA
- a CDS encoding ATP-binding protein: MASSGNLPAELAGFVGRSCELADAAGLLTRSRLVTVTGPGGVGKSRLALRAAGRVQDRFRDGVWAVELSGLRDATLLDQTVADGLRLPDHTTRPPRLALAEHLADRELLLVLDGYDRLHPHTADLVAELLRRAPGLRVLAAGRRPLGITGELLLPLDPPGTDDAVRLFAARAAEVLPGFAVTAANAADVGELCDRLDRLPLALELAAVRLRALSVAQILDRLDDRFRLLTGGDPTAPVRHRALRTAIGWSHELCTPAERLLWARLSVFAGHFDLDAVEYVCSGPELPEGEIAETVAALVAQSVLARVEGPDGVVRFRMMDSVAEYGAGWLTALGDEARMRRRHRDWYLGLATWCELDWFSPRQTEVAARVTADLPNLRLALDVSLDGAAGEPPQDPAVGQYLAGTLWFCWVGCGRLAEGRHWLERALDASDTPTEARAKAMWVYGYVALLQGDSAAALAVLHECRREAAESGNTTAEAYAVHRLGCLALVSDDMPRAERFIGEALARYRRIGELNSNVLMGQVELAMAVAFQGGIEQAVRLAEEVRAICRDHGERWTLAYALYVLAYAAWLNGDPAGARRLAEESLTISHDFHDLVGAVLALELLALVTEGEGEPREAAVLQGAAGRLWESVGIRLFGSRYFNAPHAECERRVRRALGDPAYEAALREGGRLDFDRAVRRALHRPSPASGTPSGAPQTHEPAASGEAAG; the protein is encoded by the coding sequence ATGGCATCCTCGGGCAACCTCCCGGCCGAGCTGGCGGGCTTCGTCGGCCGGTCCTGCGAACTCGCCGACGCGGCGGGGCTGTTGACGCGGTCGCGGCTGGTCACGGTCACCGGGCCCGGCGGCGTGGGGAAGTCCCGGCTGGCGCTGCGGGCCGCCGGGCGGGTGCAGGACCGTTTCCGCGACGGGGTGTGGGCGGTCGAGCTGTCGGGGCTGCGCGACGCCACACTGCTGGACCAGACGGTCGCCGACGGGCTGCGGCTGCCCGACCACACCACCCGCCCGCCGCGGCTGGCGCTGGCCGAGCATCTGGCCGACCGGGAACTCCTGCTGGTCCTCGACGGGTACGACCGGCTGCACCCGCACACCGCGGACCTGGTGGCCGAGCTGCTGCGGCGCGCGCCGGGGCTGCGGGTGCTCGCGGCGGGCCGCCGGCCGCTGGGCATCACCGGGGAGCTGCTGCTGCCGCTGGACCCGCCGGGCACCGACGACGCCGTACGGCTCTTCGCCGCGCGGGCCGCCGAGGTGCTGCCGGGCTTCGCGGTGACGGCGGCCAACGCGGCGGACGTCGGCGAGCTGTGCGACCGTCTCGACCGGCTGCCGCTGGCCCTGGAGCTGGCCGCCGTCCGGCTGCGGGCGCTGTCCGTGGCGCAGATCCTCGACCGGCTCGACGACCGTTTCCGGCTGCTGACCGGCGGCGATCCGACCGCTCCCGTCCGGCACCGGGCGCTGCGTACCGCGATCGGCTGGAGCCATGAGCTGTGCACGCCCGCCGAGCGGCTGCTGTGGGCCCGGCTGTCGGTCTTCGCCGGCCACTTCGACCTGGACGCGGTGGAGTACGTCTGCTCGGGGCCCGAACTGCCCGAGGGCGAGATCGCGGAGACCGTCGCCGCCCTGGTCGCGCAGTCGGTGCTGGCCCGCGTGGAGGGCCCGGACGGGGTGGTCCGCTTCCGGATGATGGACAGCGTGGCCGAGTACGGCGCCGGGTGGCTGACCGCGCTCGGCGACGAGGCCCGGATGCGGCGGCGGCACCGGGACTGGTATCTGGGGCTGGCCACCTGGTGCGAACTGGACTGGTTCAGCCCCCGGCAGACCGAGGTGGCCGCGCGGGTGACCGCCGACCTGCCGAATCTGCGGCTGGCCCTGGACGTCAGCCTGGACGGCGCGGCGGGCGAGCCGCCGCAGGACCCGGCGGTCGGCCAGTACCTGGCGGGCACCCTGTGGTTCTGCTGGGTGGGCTGCGGGCGGCTGGCCGAGGGCAGGCACTGGCTGGAACGGGCCCTGGACGCCTCCGACACCCCGACCGAGGCACGCGCCAAGGCGATGTGGGTGTACGGCTATGTGGCGCTGCTCCAGGGCGACTCGGCGGCGGCGCTGGCCGTCCTGCACGAGTGCCGGCGCGAGGCGGCGGAGAGCGGCAACACGACGGCCGAGGCGTACGCGGTGCACCGGCTGGGCTGCCTGGCACTGGTCTCCGACGACATGCCGAGGGCCGAGCGCTTCATCGGGGAGGCGCTGGCCCGCTACCGCCGGATCGGCGAACTGAACAGCAATGTCCTCATGGGCCAGGTCGAGCTGGCGATGGCGGTGGCGTTCCAGGGCGGGATCGAGCAGGCGGTCCGGCTGGCCGAGGAGGTCCGCGCGATCTGCCGCGACCACGGCGAGCGCTGGACGCTGGCCTACGCCCTGTACGTACTGGCGTACGCGGCCTGGCTGAACGGTGATCCGGCCGGGGCCCGGCGGCTGGCCGAGGAGTCGCTGACGATCAGCCACGACTTCCACGACCTGGTGGGCGCGGTGCTCGCGCTGGAACTGCTGGCGCTGGTCACCGAGGGCGAGGGGGAGCCGCGGGAGGCCGCGGTGCTCCAGGGCGCGGCCGGGCGGCTGTGGGAGTCGGTGGGGATACGGCTGTTCGGCTCGCGCTACTTCAACGCGCCGCACGCGGAGTGCGAGCGGCGGGTGCGCCGGGCGCTGGGCGATCCGGCCTACGAGGCGGCGCTGCGCGAGGGCGGCCGGCTGGACTTCGACCGGGCGGTGCGGCGGGCGCTGCACAGGCCGTCGCCGGCTTCCGGGACGCCCTCCGGGGCTCCGCAGACGCACGAGCCCGCCGCCTCGGGCGAGGCGGCGGGCTGA
- a CDS encoding DUF948 domain-containing protein, with amino-acid sequence MSGGEVAGLIVAVFWAILVSFLAVALARLAQTLKRTTELVASVTEQAVPLLGEASEALRSAHTQLDRVDTITADVAEVTSNASALSSTVASAFGGPLVKVAAFGYGVRRAVGLRSGGAGRARARTATAGKVLPASRRGGRRNRPKD; translated from the coding sequence GTGTCCGGTGGAGAGGTGGCCGGCCTCATCGTGGCGGTCTTCTGGGCGATCCTGGTGTCGTTCCTGGCCGTCGCGCTGGCCCGGCTGGCCCAGACGCTGAAGCGGACCACCGAGCTGGTGGCGAGCGTCACCGAGCAGGCCGTACCGCTGCTCGGCGAGGCGTCCGAGGCGCTGCGCTCCGCGCACACCCAGCTCGACCGGGTCGACACCATCACCGCGGACGTCGCCGAGGTCACCTCCAACGCCTCCGCGCTCTCCTCGACCGTCGCCTCCGCGTTCGGCGGGCCCCTGGTGAAGGTCGCCGCCTTCGGCTACGGGGTCCGGCGCGCGGTGGGCCTGCGCAGCGGCGGCGCGGGCCGGGCCCGCGCCAGGACCGCCACGGCAGGCAAGGTGCTGCCCGCCTCCCGGCGCGGCGGCCGTCGCAACCGCCCGAAGGACTGA